In Triticum urartu cultivar G1812 chromosome 6, Tu2.1, whole genome shotgun sequence, the following proteins share a genomic window:
- the LOC125513298 gene encoding (+)-neomenthol dehydrogenase-like: MDCSSSKETPPHKAWWTGETVAVVTGANRGIGHALAARLAEQGLSVVLTARDEARGEAAAAELRASGLPSVRFRRLDVTDSASVAAFASWIRDDVGGLDILVNNAGVSFNEIDTNSVEHAETVLKTNFYGAKMLIEALLPLFRRSSGTSRILNLSSQLGLLNKVRDPSLRSMLLDEGRLTEQQVEAMASRFLAQVKDGTWQDHGWPAVWTDYAVSKLALNAYSRLLAARLRGAVAVNCFCPGFTRTDMTRGWGKRTAEEAGRVAAGLALLPPADLPTGKFFKWSTPQLYSKL, from the exons ATGGACTGCTCTAGTTCCAAAGAGACGCCACCGCACAA GGCGTGGTGGACCGGCGAGACGGTGGCGGTGGTGACGGGGGCCAACCGTGGCATTGGGCACGCGCTGGCCGCGCGCCTGGCGGAGCAGGGGCTGTCCGTGGTGCTCACGGCGCGGGACGAGGCCCGcggggaggccgccgccgccgagctccgCGCCAGCGGTCTCCCGTCCGTGCGGTTCCGCCGCCTCGACGTCACCGACTCCGCCTCTGTCGCCGCCTTCGCCTCCTGGATCCGCGACGATGTCGGCGGCCTCGACATTCTG GTGAACAATGCCGGGGTATCGTTCAACGAGATCGACACCAACTCGGTGGAGCATGCTGAGACGGTCCTCAAGACCAACTTTTACGGAGCCAAGATGCTCATCGAGGCGCTCCTGCCCCTTTTCCGTCGATCCTCTGGGACCAGCCGGATCCTGAACCTCAGCTCCCAGCTTGGCCTTCTCAAT AAGGTGAGGGACCCGTCGTTGAGGAGCATGCTGCTGGACGAGGGCAGGCTGACGGAGCAGCAGGTCGAGGCCATGGCGTCGCGGTTCCTGGCGCAGGTGAAGGACGGGACGTGGCAGGACCACGGGTGGCCGGCCGTGTGGACGGACTACGCGGTCTCCAAGCTGGCCCTCaacgcctactcccgcctcctcGCCGCGCGGCTGCGGGGGGCCGTAGCTGTCAACTGCTTCTGCCCCGGGTTCACGCGGACAGACATGACGCGGGGGTGGGGCAAGCGCACCGCCGAGGAGGCCGGCCGCGTCGCCGCGGGGCTCGCGCTGCTGCCCCCCGCCGACCTCCCCACAGGCAAGTTCTTCAAGTGGTCCACGCCGCAGCTCTACTCCAAGCTCTGA